One window of Nicotiana tomentosiformis chromosome 11, ASM39032v3, whole genome shotgun sequence genomic DNA carries:
- the LOC104117830 gene encoding pectate lyase-like, giving the protein MASISGNSVLLILLISLASLVPNLHAQIAEFDAYLENKAKEALNSSLAAYNEHPEQVTNTFNREVGDTLLNITSLRRHLKEKSSCMATNPIDRCWRCDENWAKNRKKLADCARGFGHKTTGGKAGRYYVVTDDSDDDVKDPKPGTLRHAVIQEEPLWIIFEKSMIIRLKQELMITSDKTIDGRGVSLHIAYGAGFTIQFVHNVIIHNIRIHHIISTSGGMIRDSGKHIGIRTVSDGDGISIFGSNHIWIDHCTLSQCTDGLIDAIMASTAITISNCKFNHHNDVMLLGATDAFPQDSIMQVTVAFNRFGKGLIQRMPRCRWGFFHVVNNDYSHWQMYAIGGSANPTIISQGNRFKAANNPNTKQVTKRDYAPESVWKNWQWVSEGDLFLNGAYFVESGPQNKKKSALTKPHRIKFKPGSYAGRLTRYAGVLIKCKAGTPC; this is encoded by the exons ATGGCCTCTATTAGTGGGAATTCAGTTTTGTTAATATTGCTTATATCGTTAGCTTCATTAGTCCCTAATTTGCATGCCCAAATTGCTGAATTTGATGCATATTTGGAAAACAAAGCTAAGGAAGCGCTCAATTCTTCTCTTGCTGCATACAATGAACATCCTGAGCAAGTCACTAATACATTCAATAGAGAAGTTGGAGA CACATTGCTAAATATTACAAGCTTAAGGAGGCATCTTAAAGAAAAAAGTAGTTGCATGGCAACCAATCCAATCGACAGATGCTGGAGGTGTGACGAAAACTGGGCGAAAAACAGGAAAAAGCTAGCAGATTGCGCTCGGGGATTTGGCCACAAAACAACAGGTGGTAAAGCAGGAAGGTACTATGTTGTAACTGATGACTCGGATGATGACGTGAAGGATCCAAAGCCGGGGACCCTTCGTCACGCTGTGATCCAAGAGGAGCCATTGTGGATTATCTTTGAGAAATCAATGATAATTAGGTTGAAGCAAGAACTGATGATTACGAGTGACAAGACGATCGATGGCAGGGGAGTTTCCCTTCACATTGCCTATGGTGCTGGTTTCACTATCCAATTTGTGCATAATGTTATAATCCACAACATTAGGATTCATCATATCATATCTACCTCAGGTGGAATGATAAGGGATTCTGGTAAGCATATTGGAATTAGGACAGTGAGTGATGGTGATGGTATTTCTATTTTTGGTTCAAACCATATTTGGATTGACCATTGCACTTTGTCCCAATGTACTGATGGCCTCATTGATGCCATCATGGCTTCCACTGCAATCACCATTTCTAACTGCAAATTCAATCATCACAACGAC GTGATGCTTTTGGGGGCAACTGATGCCTTCCCTCAAGATTCAATAATGCAAGTCACTGTTGCATTCAATCGGTTCGGAAAGGGATTGATTCAAAGGATGCCAAGGTGCAGGTGGGGATTCTTCCATGTTGTCAACAATGACTACTCTCATTGGCAAATGTATGCAATTGGTGGCAGCGCTAATCCAACCATTATCAGCCAGGGTAATCGTTTCAAGGCCGCTAACAACCCTAACACTAAGCAG GTGACTAAGAGGGATTACGCGCCAGAATCGGTGTGGAAGAACTGGCAATGGGTATCAGAGGGTGATTTGTTTTTAAATGGAGCTTATTTCGTGGAGTCAGGGCCACAAAACAAGAAAAAATCTGCATTGACTAAACCTCATAGGATCAAATTCAAGCCTGGTTCATATGCAGGCCGACTCACTCGCTATGCTGGTGTACTGATCAAATGCAAAGCCGGCACACCTTGTTAA